The Bacteroidota bacterium DNA window CACAGGCATCTTTCTGCGTATTGTGGCAGAGTGCGCCTGGGACGAATACCTGGCTGGCACCCCCATCACAGCAATAGCGCCATTTTGGCGTGCCATCCGTCCCACCGATGCCCTGGCCAGCAAGCTGCGCTGCGGCCCGGGTTTTCTGGCTGAAACCGCCTAGAAGCGGAGGGGTGGCAGCCCCTACACCTACTTCCCCCCCCTGTAGGAATGACCTACGACGCAAACGGCAGCCTAACCGCCGACCGCACCCACGGCATAGCCCACATACAGTGGCGCGCCGACGCAAGGTACGCAGCATAACCCGCGCCGACGGCAGGCAGGTAGGGGGCTATAGGTAGCGTTCGTGCTCCTGTATGGGCAGGTCGTTTATGCTGGCAAAACGCTTCTGCATCAGCCCCTGTGGATTGAATTCCCACATCTCGTTGCCATAGGCACGAAACCACTGCCCCTGGGCCTTCCGGTACTCATATTCAAAGCGCACAGCTATGCGGTTTTCCTGATGCGCCCAGTACTCCTTCTTTAGCTTGTAGTCCAGCTCTTCTTTCCACTTTCGGGTAAGGAAGGCCACGATGGCATCCCGTCCTTTCAGGAACTCGGATCGGTTTCGCCACTCGCTGTCTGGTGTGTAGGCCAGGCTTACCCGCTCGGTTTTTTTTGTGTTCCAGGCATCTTCGGCCATCTGTACTTTCTGGCGGGCTGTCTCCTCGGTAAAGGGTGGGAAGGGAGGCTTTTGTTCCATGTCTTTCTTTTTTCATGTTATGTACATGGAAAATCCATTCTTCTGAAATAAAGTTTCATTTGAAAACATATGTTGCATTTCATTGGGGGGGAGGACAGGGGCAATAGGTATCTTTTCCCGTTTCCTGGGTGTATGCCCGTATAGGGCTGCCATCGTAGGTCCGGCTAAGCCAGGTTATCCGGCTGGGCAGCTTGCACGCGCTTGAGCATTCGAGATCAGATTCCCCGAAGCAAGGAACCCGAACTTGCACTCCAGTAAGGGGCACATACCCGGCCTTATCAGCATGTAGACAGCCGCCTGCTAGACAGCCGGATCACCCATGTAGGGATAAGCAAAATGGGTGGGTGGCACAAAGGTTTCCTTCACGGTTCGGGCGCTCGTCCAGCGGAGGAGGTTCAGGTAGCTGCCTGCCTTGTCATTGGTGCCACTGCCGCGGCCGCCGCCAAAGGGCTGCTGGTTTACCACGGCACCGGTGGGCTTATCGTTCAGGTAGAAGTTGCCCGCGCTATGCTCCAGGGCCTCCAGTGCCTGGCGTAGCACAGTGCGGTCTTGGGCAAAAACGGCTCCCGTCAGGGCATATTCATTGTCGTCTACCTGCTTCAGCACCTGCGTCCACTCCTCATCCGGGTAGACGTATACGGTAAGCACCGGGCCAAAAATCTCTTCCTTCATTAGCCTGGAGTCCGGGCTTTGGCTTACCACTACGGTAGGTTCTATAAAGTAGCCCTTGCTTTTGTCGTATCCCCCCCCGGCCAGTATACGCAGGTTGGGGTCTTGCCGGGCATGCTCTATGTAGCCCACTATTTTGTCGAAGGCTTTTTCGTCTATCACTGCCGTTACAAAGTTCCGGAAGTCTTCGGGCGGGCCTTGCTTTATCTCTTTCAGGTCGGCCTGCACGCGCTGCAAGACAGCCTGTGCCAGGCTATGTGGCAGGTATACACGGCTAGCGGCCGAGCATTTTTGCCCCTGAAACTCAAATGCGCCGCGTGTAATGGCAGTGGCTACGGCTGCCGGGTCCGCATCCTTATAGGCCAGGATAAAGTCCTTGCCACCAGTTTCGCCCACTATGCGGGGGTAGCTGCGGTACTTCTCTATGTTGTTCCCGATGGTCCGCCAGATAGCGCGAAACACCTGGGTGCTGCCTGTAAAGTGGATGCCTGCAAACTGCGGGTGGTCAAACACCTGGCTGCCCACGGTAGCACCGTCCACGTGCACCAGGTTTATCACCCCAGCGGGCAGGCCTGCCTCCAGCAGTACCTCCATCACCATACTAGCGGAGTAGATCTGGCTATCTGCCGCCTTCCACACCACGGTATTGCCCATCATGGCGGGCGCTGTGGGCAGGTTGCCAGATATGGCTGTGAAATTGAAGGGGGTGAGGGCAAATACAAAACCCTCCAATGCGCGGTACTGCAGCTGGTTCCACATACCTTTCTGGCTATCTGGCTGCTGGTTGTAGATCAGCTGCATGTAGTGTACATTGAAGCGCAGGAAGTCTACCAGCTCACATACCGCATCTATTTCGCTCTGGTAGCAGGTTT harbors:
- a CDS encoding nuclear transport factor 2 family protein, whose amino-acid sequence is MEQKPPFPPFTEETARQKVQMAEDAWNTKKTERVSLAYTPDSEWRNRSEFLKGRDAIVAFLTRKWKEELDYKLKKEYWAHQENRIAVRFEYEYRKAQGQWFRAYGNEMWEFNPQGLMQKRFASINDLPIQEHERYL
- the pruA gene encoding L-glutamate gamma-semialdehyde dehydrogenase; the protein is MNSVTHLPPIQNEPVYDYAPGSPERLKLEAALQALRSSQREVPCYVGGERLYTGATRSMHPPHDHQHVLGTVHRGDAGTVQKAIAAALQAKAAWEKMPWQDRAAIFLKAADLIAGPWRYRINAATMLAQSKTCYQSEIDAVCELVDFLRFNVHYMQLIYNQQPDSQKGMWNQLQYRALEGFVFALTPFNFTAISGNLPTAPAMMGNTVVWKAADSQIYSASMVMEVLLEAGLPAGVINLVHVDGATVGSQVFDHPQFAGIHFTGSTQVFRAIWRTIGNNIEKYRSYPRIVGETGGKDFILAYKDADPAAVATAITRGAFEFQGQKCSAASRVYLPHSLAQAVLQRVQADLKEIKQGPPEDFRNFVTAVIDEKAFDKIVGYIEHARQDPNLRILAGGGYDKSKGYFIEPTVVVSQSPDSRLMKEEIFGPVLTVYVYPDEEWTQVLKQVDDNEYALTGAVFAQDRTVLRQALEALEHSAGNFYLNDKPTGAVVNQQPFGGGRGSGTNDKAGSYLNLLRWTSARTVKETFVPPTHFAYPYMGDPAV